Proteins encoded by one window of Pseudonocardia sp. HH130629-09:
- a CDS encoding CitMHS family transporter yields the protein MLAAIGFLTIAVFLAAVLSGRVSVLLALTVVPAVAAVVAGLGGGLGEYVATGLETVAPVAIMITFAILYFSLMLDTGLFDPAIRRVVRWAGGDPLKICVGTAALTVLVALDGDGASTFLIMVSAMLPLYDRLGMRRIVLAALVCLGAGVMNMIPWGGPTARAMAALDLTASDVFVPLLPAMAAGIVWVLFAAWVVGRRERARLGVVELPEPTDAPGAAGTPAVRSRADRVRFVVNVVLTLALVVVLLLQLADLPVVFLCAFVVALLVNRPTWDGQRALFEKHGHNVVLVTAMIFAAGVFTGVLGGTGMITAMAQSLVGLVPDGAGGALPVAVALTSMPLSLVFTPDAYYFGVLPVLAETSVALGGDPAEVARAAILGQMTTGFPLSPLTASTFILLGLTAVELGRHQRFVFGWALGTTAVMTVVALLTGALSL from the coding sequence ATGCTCGCCGCGATCGGATTCCTGACCATCGCCGTGTTCCTGGCGGCCGTGCTGTCCGGGCGGGTGTCGGTGCTCCTGGCGCTGACCGTCGTGCCCGCGGTCGCCGCCGTCGTCGCCGGGCTGGGCGGCGGGCTGGGCGAGTACGTCGCGACCGGCCTGGAGACCGTCGCGCCGGTCGCCATCATGATCACCTTCGCGATCCTGTACTTCAGCCTGATGCTCGACACCGGCCTGTTCGACCCGGCGATCCGCCGGGTGGTCCGGTGGGCGGGTGGGGACCCGCTGAAGATCTGCGTCGGTACGGCCGCGCTGACCGTGCTCGTCGCCCTCGACGGCGACGGTGCCTCCACCTTCCTGATCATGGTGAGCGCCATGCTGCCGCTCTACGACCGGCTCGGCATGCGGCGGATCGTCCTGGCGGCGCTGGTGTGCCTCGGCGCCGGGGTGATGAACATGATCCCCTGGGGTGGCCCGACGGCACGGGCGATGGCCGCCCTCGACCTCACCGCCTCCGACGTGTTCGTGCCGCTGCTGCCCGCCATGGCCGCCGGCATCGTCTGGGTGCTGTTCGCGGCCTGGGTCGTCGGCCGCCGCGAGCGTGCCCGGCTCGGCGTCGTCGAGCTGCCCGAGCCCACCGACGCGCCCGGGGCCGCCGGAACGCCCGCCGTGCGGTCGCGGGCCGACCGGGTCAGGTTCGTGGTCAACGTCGTGCTGACCCTGGCCCTCGTGGTGGTCCTGCTCCTGCAGCTGGCCGACCTGCCGGTGGTGTTCCTCTGCGCCTTCGTCGTCGCGCTACTGGTCAACCGGCCCACCTGGGACGGCCAGCGCGCGCTGTTCGAGAAGCACGGCCACAACGTCGTGCTGGTGACCGCGATGATCTTCGCGGCGGGTGTGTTCACCGGTGTCCTCGGCGGCACCGGGATGATCACCGCGATGGCGCAGTCGCTGGTCGGGCTCGTCCCCGACGGCGCGGGCGGAGCGCTGCCGGTGGCGGTGGCGCTGACCTCGATGCCGCTCAGCCTGGTGTTCACCCCGGACGCCTACTACTTCGGTGTCCTGCCGGTGCTGGCGGAGACCTCGGTGGCACTGGGCGGCGACCCCGCGGAGGTCGCCCGGGCCGCGATCCTGGGCCAGATGACCACCGGGTTCCCGCTCAGCCCGCTCACCGCCTCCACCTTCATCCTGCTGGGGCTCACCGCCGTCGAGCTGGGCCGCCACCAGCGGTTCGTGTTCGGGTGGGCGTTGGGCACCACCGCCGTCATGACCGTCGTCGCGCTGCTCACCGGCGCCCTGAGCCTCTGA
- the arc gene encoding proteasome ATPase, translating to MNHPYDDGPGNQGFQSDRDLSPAEAAEHIRHLEHEVSTLRQRLTETPRHARVLEQRLAETTSRLSALNARNEKLTETLKEARGQLVALREEVDRLAQPPSGYGVFLGRYDDDTVDVFTSGRRMRVPVSPAVEGETLRSGQSVRLNEALTVVEAMGFEQVGDLYSLREIISRPGEDGSAGRGLVVGHSDEERVVWLAAPLFELGQEEGTSPLKSGDSVMVDSRAGYAYERVAKAEVEDLVLEEVPDIAYSDIGGLTRQIEQIQDAVELPFLHTELFTQYELRPPKGVLLYGPPGCGKTLIAKAVANSLAKKIAKQRGDDPDEGRAFFLNIKGPELLNKFVGETERHIRLIFQRAREKASAGTPVIVFFDEMDSIFRTRGSGVSSDVETTIVPQLLAEIDGVEGLENVIVIGASNREDMIDPAILRPGRLDVKIKIERPDAEGAIDIFSKYITDTLPIHEDDLAEFGGDRSACTSAMIQRIVERMYDESEENRFLEVTYANGDKETLYFKDFNSGAMIQNIVDRGKKSAIKAVLESGQPGLRVQHLLDAIVDEFAENEDLPNTTNPDDWARISGKKGERIVYIRTLVTGKNDATGRAIDTASNTGQYL from the coding sequence GTGAACCACCCCTACGACGACGGTCCCGGCAACCAGGGTTTCCAGTCTGACCGCGACCTCAGCCCCGCTGAGGCCGCCGAGCACATCCGTCACCTCGAGCACGAGGTCTCCACACTGCGTCAACGGCTGACCGAGACGCCCCGGCACGCCCGAGTGCTGGAACAGCGTCTCGCCGAGACCACGAGCCGGCTGTCCGCGCTCAACGCTCGGAACGAGAAGCTGACCGAGACCCTCAAGGAGGCCCGCGGCCAGCTGGTCGCGCTCCGCGAGGAGGTCGACCGGCTCGCGCAGCCGCCGTCCGGCTACGGGGTCTTCCTCGGCCGGTACGACGACGACACGGTCGACGTCTTCACCTCTGGCCGCCGGATGCGGGTTCCCGTGTCCCCGGCGGTCGAGGGCGAGACGCTGCGCAGCGGCCAGTCCGTCCGCCTCAACGAAGCGCTCACCGTGGTCGAGGCCATGGGCTTCGAGCAGGTCGGTGACCTCTACTCGCTGCGGGAGATCATCTCCCGTCCGGGGGAGGACGGGTCGGCCGGTCGCGGTCTGGTCGTCGGCCACTCCGACGAGGAGCGCGTCGTCTGGCTGGCGGCGCCGCTGTTCGAGCTTGGGCAGGAGGAGGGCACCAGCCCGCTCAAGTCCGGTGACTCGGTCATGGTCGACTCACGGGCGGGCTACGCCTACGAACGGGTCGCCAAGGCCGAGGTCGAGGACCTCGTGCTGGAGGAGGTCCCGGACATCGCCTACTCCGACATCGGTGGCCTGACCCGGCAGATCGAGCAGATCCAGGACGCGGTCGAGCTGCCGTTCCTGCACACCGAGCTCTTCACCCAGTACGAGCTGCGTCCGCCCAAGGGCGTGCTGCTCTACGGGCCGCCCGGCTGCGGGAAGACGCTCATCGCGAAGGCCGTCGCGAACTCGCTGGCGAAGAAGATCGCCAAGCAGCGGGGCGACGACCCGGACGAGGGCCGCGCGTTCTTCCTCAACATCAAGGGCCCCGAGCTGCTCAACAAGTTCGTCGGCGAGACCGAGCGGCACATCCGGCTGATCTTCCAGCGCGCGCGGGAGAAGGCGAGCGCCGGCACCCCGGTGATCGTGTTCTTCGACGAGATGGACTCGATCTTCCGGACCCGTGGGTCGGGTGTGTCCTCCGACGTGGAGACGACGATCGTCCCCCAGCTCCTCGCCGAGATCGACGGCGTCGAGGGCCTGGAGAACGTCATCGTCATCGGCGCCTCGAACCGTGAGGACATGATCGACCCGGCCATCCTGCGCCCGGGTCGGCTCGACGTGAAGATCAAGATCGAGCGTCCGGACGCCGAGGGCGCGATCGACATCTTCTCGAAGTACATCACCGACACCCTGCCCATCCACGAGGACGACCTGGCCGAGTTCGGCGGGGACCGGAGCGCCTGCACCTCCGCGATGATCCAGCGGATCGTCGAGCGGATGTACGACGAGTCCGAGGAGAACCGGTTCTTGGAGGTCACCTACGCCAACGGTGACAAGGAGACGCTCTACTTCAAGGACTTCAACTCCGGCGCGATGATCCAGAACATCGTCGACCGTGGGAAGAAGTCCGCGATCAAGGCGGTGCTCGAGTCCGGCCAGCCTGGCCTGCGGGTCCAGCACCTGCTGGACGCGATCGTCGACGAGTTCGCCGAGAACGAGGACCTCCCGAACACGACCAACCCCGACGACTGGGCGCGGATCTCGGGCAAGAAGGGGGAGCGGATCGTCTACATCCGCACCCTGGTCACCGGCAAGAACGACGCAACCGGCCGCGCGATCGACACCGCGTCGAACACCGGCCAGTACCTGTAG
- a CDS encoding acyclic terpene utilization AtuA family protein: MPRTTTRIGSGAGFAGDRIEPAVDLVRRGGLDDLVLECLAERTIALGHLRRLADPATGYDPRLAQRLRALLPDLLAGGVRLLTNMGAANPPAAGRIVREHLDGLGSVAPVAVVTGDDVLDVVDPAAPAAEDGVPLGEHGELVSANAYLGADAIAPALDTGAAVVVTGRVADPSLFLAPLAHRLGWDLDRPDRAAAGTLVGHLLECAGQLTGGYAADPGHLDVPRLAELGFPFADVAADGSARYGKLDGTGGRLDRHTVREQLLYEVTDPTGYRTPDVVLDLRGVSVDHDGTDRVRVSGATGRARPDELKVSVGFRAGHRVEAGISYVGPNAASRARLAADVVAERVRGLAVAPRIEVRGGDTDARLRVAALHRDPGLLDVLAHEVEALYTNGPAGGGGVRTRLDEVVGVLSTLVPRAAVVPRVTVLEAGRAAA; the protein is encoded by the coding sequence ATGCCCCGGACGACCACCCGGATCGGCAGCGGTGCCGGCTTCGCCGGCGACCGGATCGAGCCTGCCGTCGACCTGGTCCGCCGCGGCGGGCTGGACGACCTCGTCCTGGAGTGCCTGGCCGAGCGCACCATCGCGCTCGGCCACCTCCGGCGTCTCGCCGACCCGGCCACCGGGTACGACCCACGGCTCGCACAGCGGCTGAGGGCGCTGTTGCCGGACCTGCTGGCGGGTGGGGTCCGGCTGCTCACCAACATGGGCGCGGCGAACCCTCCCGCGGCCGGTCGCATCGTCCGCGAGCACCTCGACGGTCTCGGGTCGGTGGCCCCGGTGGCCGTCGTGACCGGCGACGACGTGCTCGACGTGGTCGACCCGGCGGCACCCGCGGCCGAGGACGGTGTGCCGCTGGGCGAGCACGGGGAGCTGGTGTCGGCCAACGCCTATCTCGGCGCCGACGCGATCGCGCCCGCGCTGGACACCGGGGCCGCGGTGGTCGTCACCGGGCGGGTGGCGGACCCGTCGCTGTTCCTCGCGCCGCTGGCGCACCGGCTCGGCTGGGACCTCGACCGCCCGGACCGGGCCGCCGCGGGCACCCTGGTGGGCCACCTGCTGGAGTGCGCCGGTCAGCTGACCGGCGGGTACGCCGCCGACCCCGGGCACCTCGACGTTCCCCGGCTGGCCGAGCTCGGGTTCCCGTTCGCCGACGTCGCCGCGGACGGGAGTGCCCGCTACGGCAAGCTCGACGGCACCGGCGGCCGCCTCGACCGGCACACGGTGCGCGAGCAGCTGCTCTACGAGGTGACCGACCCCACCGGGTACCGCACCCCCGACGTCGTCCTGGACCTGCGTGGTGTCTCCGTGGACCACGACGGCACGGACCGGGTCCGCGTCTCCGGCGCCACCGGCCGCGCCCGCCCGGACGAGCTGAAGGTCAGCGTCGGCTTCCGGGCCGGGCACCGCGTCGAGGCCGGGATCTCCTACGTGGGCCCGAACGCCGCCTCCCGGGCCCGGCTGGCCGCCGACGTCGTCGCCGAGCGGGTCCGCGGGCTCGCCGTCGCCCCCCGGATCGAGGTCCGTGGCGGCGACACCGACGCCCGGCTGCGGGTCGCGGCGCTGCACCGCGACCCGGGCCTGCTCGACGTCCTCGCCCACGAGGTCGAGGCGCTCTACACCAACGGCCCCGCGGGCGGGGGCGGCGTGCGCACCCGGCTCGACGAGGTCGTCGGCGTGCTGTCCACCCTCGTCCCCCGTGCGGCCGTCGTCCCACGGGTCACCGTCCTGGAGGCCGGCCGTGCTGCTGCATGA
- a CDS encoding VOC family protein codes for MDTSIGAELDMIGIVVTDMTRSLAFYRLLGLEFPEGSDTGTHVETTLRGGLRLALDLQSAVEGFHPGAAPVGNGRVALAFRLPSTAAVDEAWGRVTAAGHTSVLDPFDAPWGQRYATVADPDGSSLDLFAWA; via the coding sequence ATGGACACCTCGATCGGCGCCGAGCTCGACATGATCGGCATCGTGGTCACCGACATGACCCGTTCGCTGGCCTTCTACCGCCTGCTGGGGCTGGAGTTCCCCGAGGGCTCCGACACCGGGACGCACGTGGAGACCACCCTGCGCGGCGGCCTGCGGCTGGCCCTGGACCTGCAGTCGGCGGTGGAGGGCTTCCACCCGGGGGCCGCGCCGGTCGGCAACGGCCGTGTCGCGCTGGCGTTCCGGTTGCCCAGCACCGCTGCCGTAGATGAGGCCTGGGGCCGGGTCACGGCGGCCGGGCACACCTCGGTGCTGGACCCGTTCGACGCCCCGTGGGGCCAGCGCTACGCGACCGTCGCCGACCCCGACGGGTCGTCGCTGGACCTGTTCGCCTGGGCCTGA
- a CDS encoding AtuA-related protein: MLLHEIAHCRAGDKGTVATLTVVPHDDATYPLLVAVLTPQLVRTGLNRWVGGEVTRYELPRVSCLQFVCTGIHGGGVTVSTQLDTHGKSLSSRLLALELPCRPAHSDLLARVGQAQANRSSDDPSGSATVA, translated from the coding sequence GTGCTGCTGCATGAGATCGCGCATTGTCGCGCGGGCGACAAGGGAACGGTGGCGACGCTGACGGTGGTCCCGCACGATGACGCGACCTACCCGCTGCTCGTCGCCGTGCTCACCCCGCAGCTGGTCCGGACGGGCCTGAACCGCTGGGTCGGCGGCGAGGTCACCCGCTACGAGCTGCCCCGGGTGAGCTGTCTGCAGTTCGTCTGCACCGGGATCCACGGCGGCGGGGTCACCGTGTCGACCCAGCTCGACACGCACGGCAAGTCGCTCTCGTCGCGGCTGCTCGCACTGGAGCTCCCCTGCCGCCCGGCTCATAGTGACCTGCTCGCCCGGGTCGGTCAGGCCCAGGCGAACAGGTCCAGCGACGACCCGTCGGGGTCGGCGACGGTCGCGTAG